One part of the Acidobacteriota bacterium genome encodes these proteins:
- a CDS encoding MoxR family ATPase has protein sequence MSLTSTPQITESNVREHLARLHEYRTSITKQIRKMVIGQDEAVHQVLVVLLVGGHTLITGLPGLAKTLLVKSVASALGLMFKRIQFTPDLMPADITGTDIIEEDMATGHRVWKFVPGPIFTQVLLADEINRTPPKTQSALLEAMQEYSVTVLGKTYNLDRPFLVLATQNPIELEGTYSLPEAQLDRFMFNIVIGYLSEQEEVDVVNATTSGLAVEIEPMTNAEEVRLFQALIRKVPVADSVARYAVQLSRATRPTDPSSPDFVKKYVNYGVSVRAAQYMTLAGKASAVLDGRFNVSVEDIQRLAAPILRHRILTNFHAESDGITTDELVRRLIEAVPVPKSGLS, from the coding sequence CACGTCAATCACCAAACAGATTCGCAAGATGGTCATCGGCCAGGACGAGGCCGTGCACCAGGTTCTGGTCGTCCTGCTGGTCGGCGGACACACGCTGATCACCGGCCTGCCCGGTCTGGCCAAGACGCTGCTGGTGAAGTCCGTGGCCTCCGCGCTGGGCCTGATGTTCAAGCGCATTCAGTTCACTCCCGACCTGATGCCTGCCGACATCACCGGCACCGACATCATTGAAGAAGACATGGCCACGGGGCACCGCGTCTGGAAGTTTGTCCCCGGCCCCATCTTCACGCAGGTGCTGCTGGCGGACGAGATCAATCGCACGCCGCCCAAGACGCAGTCGGCGCTGCTCGAAGCCATGCAGGAGTACAGCGTTACAGTGCTGGGCAAGACCTATAATCTCGACAGGCCCTTCCTGGTGCTGGCGACGCAGAACCCCATCGAGCTGGAAGGCACCTACTCGCTGCCCGAAGCGCAGCTCGACCGCTTCATGTTCAACATTGTGATTGGCTATTTGAGCGAGCAGGAGGAAGTGGACGTGGTCAACGCCACCACCTCCGGCTTGGCAGTGGAGATTGAGCCGATGACCAACGCCGAAGAGGTCCGCCTCTTTCAGGCGTTAATCCGCAAAGTACCGGTGGCCGACAGCGTCGCGCGCTACGCCGTGCAGTTGTCGCGCGCCACGCGACCCACGGACCCCTCCTCGCCCGACTTTGTGAAGAAGTATGTGAACTATGGAGTGAGCGTGCGCGCCGCGCAATATATGACGCTGGCCGGCAAGGCCTCCGCGGTGCTCGATGGCCGCTTCAACGTTTCCGTCGAGGATATCCAGCGGCTGGCCGCGCCCATTCTGCGCCACCGCATCCTGACTAATTTCCACGCCGAGTCCGACGGCATCACCACCGACGAGCTGGTGCGCCGCCTGATCGAGGCAGTGCCCGTGCCGAAATCAGGCTTGTCGTAA